Part of the Tepiditoga spiralis genome, AAGAAGATACCGATACAAACATTCTGTTTTTTTCTGCGGTTATGGAATCAATAGCAATCATATTTATGATGTATTTTTCAAAATTTAATATTTTATATTATATTTTTATAAATATAATAATTATATATTTTAATAATATTATTTTATATAAAAGTTTAAAAATAAATAATTTAGAAATAAACTTAAAAAGAGTATTAAAAAATTGTTTTTTCTTTTCAACCTTTGATTATGTTGAAGAAATATTAAAGAAAAAGATATAAATAAAAAATAAATACACCATAATCTTGCTTTTGTAGGGCAGGAAAATAGAAAAAGGGGTGATTTTATATGGTAAAGGTAACTTTCCCAGATGGGAAAATACAAGAATACGATGCAGGAATTACACCAGCAGAGATAGCAGGTTCAATTTCAGAAGGTTTATTGAGAAACTCAATAGGGGCAAAATTGAATGGTGAATTAACAGACTTAAATACACCTATTGAAACAGATACAACCTTACAAATAATAACCTTAAAAGATGAAGAAGCACCAACTATATACAGACATACTCTTGCACATATAATGGCTCAAGCAGTAACTAGACTTTATAAAAATGTTAAGCTTGCAATAGGTCCTGTGATAGAAGATGGTTTTTATTATGATTTTGATATGGAAGAAAGAATAACAGAAGAAGATTTTACAAAAATAGAAGCTGAAATGAAAAAAATAGTAAAAGAAAATTTAAAAATAGAAAGAAAGGTAATTAGTAAAGAAGAAGCAAGAGAACTCTTTAAAGATGAACCATATAAATTAGAATTAATAAATGATATAGAAGATAAAACAGTATCAGTTTATTCACAGGGAAAATTTTTTGACTTATGTAGAGGACCACATTTGCCTTCAACAAAGTATGTTAAACACTTTAAATTATTGTCGGTATCTGGTGCATATTGGAGAGGTAATGAAAATAATAAAATGCTTCAAAGAATATATGCAACCGCATTTACTAAAAAAGAAGAATTGGAAAATCATTTACACATGTTGGAAGAAGCAAAGAAAAGAGATCATAGGAAATTGGGACCAAAACTTGGTTTGTTTATGATAGACCATGAAATAGCACCAGGTATGGCATTTTTCTTACCAAGAGGAAAAATAGCTCTTGAAGAAATGAAAAACTTTTCAAGAGAAATACATAAAAAATATGAATATGATGAAGTTGAAACACCACAAATCATGGATGTTAAACTTTGGCATCAATCAGGACATTGGGATCATTATCAAGAAAATATGTATTTTACAGAAAAAGAAGATACTACATTTGCAGTAAAACCAATGAACTGTCCTGGTCATATTTTAATATATAAATCTAAAGTAAATAGTTATAGAGATTTACCAATAAGAATGTTTGAATTTGGTAAAGTTCATAGATTTGAAAGAAGTGGAGCACTTCATGGATTATTTAGAGTTAGAGTTTTTACTCAAGATGATGCTCATATATTCTGTACAAATGATCAAGTTGAAAGTGAAATAATAAGAGTTATGTCTTTAATAAATGATACCTACTCTCCATTTGGATTTGAATATGAAGCATTTTTATCAACTATGCCAGAAGATCATATGGGAGATATAGAAACATGGAGAACAGCAGAAAATGCACTTCAAAAATCTCTTGAAGATACAGGAACTAAGTTTAAGATAAATGAAGGAGATGGAGCATTTTATGGCCCAAAGATAGACTTTTATGTAACAGATTCTCTTGGAAGAAAATGGCAATGTGCAACTATACAACTTGATTTTCAAATGCCAGAAAGATTTGATATAAATTACGTAGATCACAATAATGAACAAGTTAGACCTGTAATGATACATAGAGCAGTATTTGGATCTTTAGAAAGATTTTTTGGAGTCTTAATTGAAAGTTATGCAGGTGCATTTCCAACGTGGATGATGCCAGAACAAGTATCAATAGTTTCAGTTTCCGAAAAGTATAATGAAAAAGCAAATGAATTTGCAAATAAATTTAAAAAAGCTGGAATAAGAGTATCAGTTAATACAACTGATTCAACAGTTGGATACAAAATAAGAGAAGAACAAATGAAAAAAGTTCCTTATGTAATAGTTTTTGGAGAAAAAGAAGCTAACAATAAAGAAGTTATAAACATCAGAACAAGAAATGGAGATACAGTGGAAAATATTGACGTTGATGAATTTATCAATGTAATAAAAGAAGAAATAAAAAATAGAAATTTAAAATTGAGTTATTAAAAAAGGTGGTTCCTTTAGGAACCACCTTTTTTAAGTGAAGAATAAGCCAAATTCTGTTTTAATCGATCATCTATCTAAGCGATCCACCTGAAAGAGGAATTATAAAAATTCTGAGCGGGCGGCTCGTACTCTTTCTGCATGATCTTGCTCAAGATGGGGGTTGCCAAGCCAATTGGTTACCCAATTGCTGGTGAGCTCTTACCTTCACCGTTCCACCCTTACCGCAAAAGCGGCGGTTTTCTTTTCTATAGCCCTGTCCGAGGATCACTCCTCCCGATATTTATATCGGCATCCTGCCCTTAGAGTCTGGACTTTCCTCGGATATAACTTATATGTATATCCGCGATCGAATACTTCACTTAAAAATATATTTATTAAAATTTATATAATCTTCCTTGATACGTATTTCTTTTTTTCATTTCATTTTCAATCATATTAAAAACTTTCATTTTTTTTAATCCCCATAAGCCAAACAAACAGCCTTCTTTTGGAGGTTCTGAAACTAGTCTGTGTATTACTATATTTGGTGAAAGATGTTCTAAAAAGGTTATGACTCTTTCTATATAATCATTTAAAGTTAAAGGTTTGAAATCATCATTTTTATACATTTCACCAAGTTTAGTATTTTCTGCAATATATAAGGAATGAAGTTTAACTCCATGAACACCAAGAATTGAAGAAATTTCAGCCATTTCTATTATATCTTCCATTGTATCAGTTGGAAAATCAAGAATAAAATGTAAGACAACATCTAATTTTCTTTTATGAGCACGTAAAACTGCATCTAAAGTTTCAGAAACAGTATGACCTCTATTCATTAATTTTAAGGTGTTTGTATTAAAACTTTCTGCTCCAAACTCTAAAAATACATCTAATTTTTCTTTATAAGAAGCTATTAAATCTAAAACATCATTTGATACGCAATCAGGTCTTGTAGAAATATCTAGTATTTTTATACGATCATCTATTAAAGAACTATCATATAATTTTTTTAAAACATGAACTGGAGCATAAGTATTTGTATTGGATTGAAAATAAGCCATAAACATATTAGCTCTTCCATTATATCTTTCAATCATTGCGTTTAATTGATCATTTATAGGGGTTTTTGAGCTAAGAGATGCAAATCCACTTCCAGTAGAATCACAAAATATACAACCACCTTTACCTTTTTCACCAGTTTTATTTGGACAAGTAAAACCGGCGTTTATAGGTATTCTCTGTACCTTAGCGCCGTATTTGTTTTTATTGTATGTAATTAATCTGTAATATATATCTTTCATTTAATCACCATTTATTTTAAAGTTAATTATTCTATAAGATAAGTCTTCTACTCCAGCCTTATCAGTTCCAGTAATTATAAAAAATGTTTTATCAAATCCATTGAACCAAGCTTTTAAGATGTATCCTTTGTACATAGAATTAAATTCTCCATGAACAAAAGGAATTGCTGATATTGCAGAAGTTATTTTATCAGAATAATTATTCACAAAAGTATACCAGAAATCCATTAAATTTACAATGTTTTTAAAGTTAAGCATTTGTAGCTTATAGGTTTCATCATGCTTTTTTAAGTCCATGATTATATGAGTAACCTTTATATCAATTTTAGTTTCCAAAATAGTTCCACCCATAGTTATGTTTCGTTCAATTGTGTAGCCAAATGGGTTAAACTCAATATAATCATTGAACTTTGAGAAATTACTTATTTGTAGAATTAAAAGAAGACTCAAGAATGTTATAATGAGTTTGAAATTTTTCATAAATTTCACCTTCTTTGATATTTAAAAATTTTTTATTGTAATAAATCCATTTTCCTCCAACCATAGTTGCAAAAACATTTCTTGAATTTGCAGAAAATAATAAATGAGATTTTAATCTCTCTGTATCTAATGGATAAAATTCTGGAAAATTTAAATCAATAACAACTAAATCAGCTTTAAACTCTGGTTCTAATCTACCTATTTTTTCATTTAAAGCAAAACCACCATTTTCCCAAACCATTCTTAAAACTTCATTTGTTTTAATTGAATCACTTCCATCTTTTGATTTTTGAAGTAAAGAAGCTAAATACATTTCTTTCATTATATCTAAAGCATTATTGCTTGCAACCCCATCAGTTCCAAGACAAACATTAATATTTTCATTTAACATTTCGTTTATTGGTGCAATTCCATTTCCGAGTTTTAAATTACTTGATGGATTGTGAGAAACAGTAACATTATTTTTTGAAAGTACTTCAATATCCCTTTCATCTACTTGAACACAGTGGGCGGCAATAGTTGGTATTTCAAATAATCCAGTTTTTTCAATATCAGAAAGAGAGTATTGTTCTTTTTCCCAAAGAGCTTCATGTAAATGAATTTGTACATGTGTATTATATTTTTTTGCAAGATTTGCAACTTCTTTTAACTTTTCATTATTTACTGTATAAGGTGCATGTGGACCAAAACCAATCCAGATTCTTTTATCTTTTCCATTGAATTTATTGTAAGTATCTATATTTTCATTGATTCTCTTTTCCCATCCTTCTTGTGTATCAAAAGCAAGGCCACGACTTATATATCCTCTCATACCAATATCATAAAAAGCTTTTGCAATAGAATTTGTAAACATATACATATCAACACAAGTAGTAATACCTTTAGAAGCCATTTCCATCAATGAAACAACAGAACCATAATAAGCCATCTCATCGTTCATTAAATCTTCTCGTGGTAGCATATTATCAAATAGCCATTCTTTAAATGGACTATCATCTGCAACGCCTCTAAAATAAGCCATTGGAGTATGGGCGTGAGTATTTATAAAACCAGGAACAATGAGTTTGTTTTTTAAATCTATAATTTCTGTATCTTTTATGTCTTCTTCATCTATTGTTTCATGTTCTTTATACAAATTTATTATTTCATCATCTTCAATCAAAATACTCATTTTTTCAATATTTGAATCAGAACTCATTAAAACAAAAGCATTTTTTAAGAGCTTTTTTATTTTAATCATCTCCTTATTTTTTTTGTTCTTTTAACTTACTGTAGCTATTAACATAAACGTCGTGCAATTTTTTAGCATCATTACTTGAAATTATGTTTATATTCAAATGAGTATTCAAAGAAAGTATATAAAGTTCAGCCAATTTTTCAAGTAAAATAGCATTTAAAAAAGCATCATCCAAACTTTTACCAACTGCAACTTGTCCATGATTTTTTAATACAACACCATTTTTATTGTTTAAAGCAGAAACTATATTATTTGCAAGCTCCAAACTTCCAGGGAATCCATATTCAGCTACTTTTATAGGGCTTCCAAGAGCCATGACTGCATCTTCTACAATAGGAGGTAGTTCTTTTAAAGTAATAGAAGCAACAGTTGCAAAGGTTGAATGAGTATGAATTATGGCATTTACGTCATCTCTATTTTTATAAATATTTGTGTGTACTAATTTTTCAGAAGAAGGTTTTCTCTTTCCTTTAAGTAAATTTCCATCAAAATCAATTAAACATAAATCATCTATAGTTAAGGTAGAATAAGGAATACCGCTTGGTGTTATTATGATTCCATCTTTAGTTTTTAATGAAATATTTCCCCAAGTTCCAGCAACAAGATGTGAATTTTCTATTTTTCTGCAAGTTTTTATAAACTCATTTAATATTGACATTTTTTCCTCCAAAATTTATAAAATATTTTTTAGGTTATTAATTTTTTCAATAGACAAATTTGTCATTTTTGATATAAACTCTATGTCAACTCCATTTTCAATCATGTTCTTTGCTATTTTTTCTTCTGGAGTTAATTCAATACCTTTATCCAAATTACTAACAATTTCAACCTCTTTTTTATCAAAAGCTATTGAAACTTTTATTATGTCATTTATTCCATGATCTTTTATCTCTTCTTCATACCTTTTTTCATTTATTTGTTTTAATCCATTTTTAGCACTGTCTTTTAAACTTTTATCTTCATCTTTATTGTATTTTTTAAACTCAATAATTATTCCTTTATCTGTTTTATCTTTTGGAATTAAAATAACATCTGCTCTTCCAAGTCCTGTTTCTCTATTACTCTTTATTATGTACTCTTCTTTTAATCCAACACTCATTCCAAGTATTAATCCATGATAAAACCTTTCCGGTTCTTTTCCACTAACATCAAAATAACTCAATGTGTTCATCGTTAAATCTTTAAATTGATCTGTAAAGGTTTTTATTCTTCCTACTTTTAAATTCAAAAGCATATTTTCAATACTTATATTCGATTCTCTCAACATATTTCTAACTGTTTGTACAAAAAAATCTTTTACTTCTTCATTTGGTATCTTTACTTTATACATTGTTATATTATTTTTTCTTTTTTTACTCGTCCACTTTAAGTAACCACTAAATAAAAATAATGTCCAAATTGCGCTTTCACTATTTAAGTTTAAATCACCATAAACCATAGTTTCTATTATTTCGCACTCTACTTCTTCTCCATTTATTAATTTTTCTACACTATCTTTTATATTAACAGTTCCTTCTTTTATTAACTTTCTTATTAAGTAATTTCCACTCGTATTCATCCAATATGGTCTTATCTTTTTTTCATCTACTAAGTTTATTATAGAAAAAGGATTGTAAATTTCAACACCACCAAAATTATAACCATTGTACCAATCTATAACTTCACTTTCTTCATATTCAAGTTCATAATACTTCAATGTTTCTTCAACTTCTTCTTTAGTTAAACCATACTTATCATTGAATAGTTCATTCAATACAGTAGAAACCTTTAAGTTATTTACACCAGTAAAGATACTTTCTTTAGAAACTCTTGTTATACCAGTAAGAACTGCTTTTTCAAGGTATACGTTATCTTTTAATGCCATGCCAAATAAGTTACCAATTAAAGATATTATTTCATCATAGTATCCGTGTAAGTAAGCTTGTTGAATAGGAGTATCATATTCATCTATTAATATTATTACCTTTTTACCATAGTATCTTTCCATATACTTTGATAAGTTTCTTATAGAATTTTCATAATCTGCATCTAAAGCTTCTCTATCCATTATTTTATTGTATACATCTTTTTCCCTTTCATTTAATACTTCAAAAACATATTCGTGATCAATGTACAAAGTTGAAAGTTCAGAAATTAATAAATTATGCATCTTTTTTAAGTTGTTAGATTTTAAATCTTTAAAGGTGATGTATATAACAGGATGTTTATTTAAATGTTTTTCTATTATGTTCTTTTCTTTGTATATCTTTAAATCTTTAAAGATGTGTTCATTGTTTTGAGTAATATCAAAAAAGTACTTCATCATAGATTGACTGAGAGTTTTGCCAAACCTTCTTGGTCTTGTTATTAATAAAACATTCCCACTTTCAATAACTTCTTTTATTAACAAGCTTTTATCTACAAAGTACATATCTTCTTCAATTATAGTTTTAAAATCACTTTGTCCTATTGGAAGTCTTTTTTTCATTTTCATCACCTCATTTTATTATACCATAAATGAATAAATCATATATTTATCTAAAAAAAGTTAGCAAACCAAACTTACAAAATTGTAAGTTTAGAGGTAAAAAAATAGTGTATAATAAAAATGTGATTAAGTGTGATAAAATTATGTCTTATACAATTCAAAGGGGAGAATTGCATAAAAAACTGCCATTAGGCAGTTTTTTTTTGTTTAATTAAGAATATTTTGCATTTAGATCAAAGGAGGAAGTGTGTATGATACTTCTAAAGTAGATAAAGTAATTGATAAAGATTATGAAAATACTTTGGAAGTATTTTTGTTATGTTAAGTAAATCATGGGGTAGTTCACAAATTATAATACTAAAGATAGCTTTTTATGTTAAAGGCTTATTTTACTATTGAAAAATAGTTAGCATTACAAACTTACATTTTTGTAAGGTTACACAAGTGATTTTAGGTGTATAATTTTTTATAGGTATGAAAAAAGTAATATGAAAAAAGAACTATCAAATAGAAAAGGGGGAGTATTCGTGAAGAAAGTACTTGTTGTTTTAAGCGTTCTTACGCTTGTATTTTTAATGATTTCTTGTACACCTAACAATGTACTATTTGCACCACAAGTGGATTTTGCACTTAAAAGTTTAGGAGCAGGTGGAAATCAATTTCCCGCTGGAGTAGATCTACCTGTTAATTGGAGTATTTCGACAAATGTAAAAGATGCAACTTTTGAATTTGTTGTTGATTTAAAAAAAGACGATGGAACAGTTATATTGAATGAAAAAACAACAAATAAAGATGGTTACACAATTGATAAATCAAAG contains:
- a CDS encoding amidohydrolase; this encodes MIKIKKLLKNAFVLMSSDSNIEKMSILIEDDEIINLYKEHETIDEEDIKDTEIIDLKNKLIVPGFINTHAHTPMAYFRGVADDSPFKEWLFDNMLPREDLMNDEMAYYGSVVSLMEMASKGITTCVDMYMFTNSIAKAFYDIGMRGYISRGLAFDTQEGWEKRINENIDTYNKFNGKDKRIWIGFGPHAPYTVNNEKLKEVANLAKKYNTHVQIHLHEALWEKEQYSLSDIEKTGLFEIPTIAAHCVQVDERDIEVLSKNNVTVSHNPSSNLKLGNGIAPINEMLNENINVCLGTDGVASNNALDIMKEMYLASLLQKSKDGSDSIKTNEVLRMVWENGGFALNEKIGRLEPEFKADLVVIDLNFPEFYPLDTERLKSHLLFSANSRNVFATMVGGKWIYYNKKFLNIKEGEIYEKFQTHYNILESSFNSTNK
- the thrS gene encoding threonine--tRNA ligase; the encoded protein is MVKVTFPDGKIQEYDAGITPAEIAGSISEGLLRNSIGAKLNGELTDLNTPIETDTTLQIITLKDEEAPTIYRHTLAHIMAQAVTRLYKNVKLAIGPVIEDGFYYDFDMEERITEEDFTKIEAEMKKIVKENLKIERKVISKEEARELFKDEPYKLELINDIEDKTVSVYSQGKFFDLCRGPHLPSTKYVKHFKLLSVSGAYWRGNENNKMLQRIYATAFTKKEELENHLHMLEEAKKRDHRKLGPKLGLFMIDHEIAPGMAFFLPRGKIALEEMKNFSREIHKKYEYDEVETPQIMDVKLWHQSGHWDHYQENMYFTEKEDTTFAVKPMNCPGHILIYKSKVNSYRDLPIRMFEFGKVHRFERSGALHGLFRVRVFTQDDAHIFCTNDQVESEIIRVMSLINDTYSPFGFEYEAFLSTMPEDHMGDIETWRTAENALQKSLEDTGTKFKINEGDGAFYGPKIDFYVTDSLGRKWQCATIQLDFQMPERFDINYVDHNNEQVRPVMIHRAVFGSLERFFGVLIESYAGAFPTWMMPEQVSIVSVSEKYNEKANEFANKFKKAGIRVSVNTTDSTVGYKIREEQMKKVPYVIVFGEKEANNKEVINIRTRNGDTVENIDVDEFINVIKEEIKNRNLKLSY
- a CDS encoding class II aldolase/adducin family protein, which translates into the protein MSILNEFIKTCRKIENSHLVAGTWGNISLKTKDGIIITPSGIPYSTLTIDDLCLIDFDGNLLKGKRKPSSEKLVHTNIYKNRDDVNAIIHTHSTFATVASITLKELPPIVEDAVMALGSPIKVAEYGFPGSLELANNIVSALNNKNGVVLKNHGQVAVGKSLDDAFLNAILLEKLAELYILSLNTHLNINIISSNDAKKLHDVYVNSYSKLKEQKK
- a CDS encoding TIGR01212 family radical SAM protein (This family includes YhcC from E. coli K-12, an uncharacterized radical SAM protein.): MKDIYYRLITYNKNKYGAKVQRIPINAGFTCPNKTGEKGKGGCIFCDSTGSGFASLSSKTPINDQLNAMIERYNGRANMFMAYFQSNTNTYAPVHVLKKLYDSSLIDDRIKILDISTRPDCVSNDVLDLIASYKEKLDVFLEFGAESFNTNTLKLMNRGHTVSETLDAVLRAHKRKLDVVLHFILDFPTDTMEDIIEMAEISSILGVHGVKLHSLYIAENTKLGEMYKNDDFKPLTLNDYIERVITFLEHLSPNIVIHRLVSEPPKEGCLFGLWGLKKMKVFNMIENEMKKRNTYQGRLYKF
- a CDS encoding AAA family ATPase; translated protein: MKKRLPIGQSDFKTIIEEDMYFVDKSLLIKEVIESGNVLLITRPRRFGKTLSQSMMKYFFDITQNNEHIFKDLKIYKEKNIIEKHLNKHPVIYITFKDLKSNNLKKMHNLLISELSTLYIDHEYVFEVLNEREKDVYNKIMDREALDADYENSIRNLSKYMERYYGKKVIILIDEYDTPIQQAYLHGYYDEIISLIGNLFGMALKDNVYLEKAVLTGITRVSKESIFTGVNNLKVSTVLNELFNDKYGLTKEEVEETLKYYELEYEESEVIDWYNGYNFGGVEIYNPFSIINLVDEKKIRPYWMNTSGNYLIRKLIKEGTVNIKDSVEKLINGEEVECEIIETMVYGDLNLNSESAIWTLFLFSGYLKWTSKKRKNNITMYKVKIPNEEVKDFFVQTVRNMLRESNISIENMLLNLKVGRIKTFTDQFKDLTMNTLSYFDVSGKEPERFYHGLILGMSVGLKEEYIIKSNRETGLGRADVILIPKDKTDKGIIIEFKKYNKDEDKSLKDSAKNGLKQINEKRYEEEIKDHGINDIIKVSIAFDKKEVEIVSNLDKGIELTPEEKIAKNMIENGVDIEFISKMTNLSIEKINNLKNIL